The window CGGGAGCGTCCCGCAGCGGAGCGGAAGCGCGTCCGAAGTCCCGTCAAATGTCCACCAGATCGCCGGCGAAGGCGGCGTTGTCCTGGATGAAGCGGAAGCGCGCTTCGGGCTTGGCGCCCATCAGCCGCTCCACGGCGTCGCGCGTGCCCTCGCGCCCCTCCTCGGCGATCTCGACGCGCAGCAGCGTGCGCTTCGCCGGCGACATCGTGGTGTCCTTGAGCTGCTGCGGCATCATCTCGCCGAGGCCCTTGAAGCGACCGATCTCGACCTTCTTGCCCTTGAAGGTCTTCGCAAGCAGCTCGTCCTTGTGGGCGTCGTCGCGGGCGTAGAGCGTCGTGCCGCCATGGCTTAGGCGGTAGAGCGGAGGAACCGCAAGGAACAGGTGCCCGTGGCGGATCAGCTCCGGCAGCTCGCGATAGAAGAAGGTCATCAGCAGCGAGGCGATGTGCGCGCCGTCGACGTCGGCGTCGGTCATCACGATCACACGGTCGTAACGAAGGTCCGCGTCGGCGTAGCGGGCGCGCGTGCCGCAGCCCAGCGCGAGCAGGAGGTCGCCGAGCTGCTGGTTCTGGGCGAGCTTGTCGGCGCCGGCGCTTGCTACGTTCAGGATCTTGCCGCGGAGCGGGAGCACCGCCTGTGTGGCGCGATCGCGCGCCTGCTTGGCGGAGCCGCCGGCGGAGTCGCCCTCGACGATGAACAGTTCGGAGCCCTTGGAACCTGCCTGGCTGCAGTCGGCGAGCTTGCCGGGCAGGCGCAGCTTCCGGGTCGCGGTCTTGCGCGCGACGTCCTTCTCCTGCCGGCGGCGGAGCCGGTCTTCGCCGCGCAGGATGACGCTTTCCAGCAGCTTGTTCGCCTGCTGGGGCGAGGCGGAGAGCCAGTGGTCGAAAGCGTCCTTCACCGCGGCCTCGACGATGCGCGTCGCCTCCGCCGTGGCGAGCCGCTCCTTCGTCTGGCCCTGGAACTCCGGCTCCCGGATGAAGGCGGAGAGCATGGCGACCGTCCCCGCCATCACGTCGTCCCCGGTCAGGATCGACGCGCGCTTGACGTTGGTGAGGTCGGCGTAGCCCTTGAGGCTTCGCAGCAGCGCCATGCGCAGGCCCTGTTCGTGGGTGCCGCCTTCGGGCGTCGGGATGGTGTTGCAGTAGGAGCGCGAGAAGCCGTCTTCGCCGTCGTCAGTCCAGGCGATCGCCCATTCGACGCCGCCATGGCCGCCGGCCTTCTTGTGCGAGCCGGCGAAGATCTCGACCACCTGGTCGCGGCCCGCGAGGCTCGAGGCGAGGTAGTCCTTCAGCCCGCCGGGGAAGTGCAGGGTGGTCTTGTCAGGCACGTTCTCGACGCCCGCGAGCAGCTCCGCGGGGCAGGTCCAGCGGATCTCGACGCCGGAGAACAGATAGGCCTTGGAGCGCGCCATCTGGAACAGGCGCGCCGGCTTTAGCCGCGCCTCCGCGCCGAAGATCTGGCTGTCCGGCAGGAACCGCACCTTGGTGCCGCGGCGGTTGTGCACGGGGCCGACCTCCTCGAGGTCGCCCTGGCGGTGGCCGCGGGAGAAGGCCTGGCGGTAGAGCTTCTGGTTGCGCGCCACCTCGATCTCGAGGCGCTCCGACAGAGCGTTCACCACCGACACGCCGACGCCGTGCAGGCCGCCGGAGGTCTCGTAGACCTTGCCGTCGAATTTGCCGCCCGAGTGCAGCGTGGTCATGATGACCTCGAGCGCCGACTTGCCCGGGAACTTCGGGTGCGGGTCGACCGGGATGCCGCGGCCGTTGTCCGTCACGGTGACCGAGCCGTCGGTTCCGACGTCGACCGCGATGAAGGTGGCGTGGCCCGCCACCGCCTCGTCCATGGCGTTGTCGATGACTTCCGCGAAAAGGTGGTGCAGCGCCTTCTCGTCCGTGCCGCCGATGTACATGCCCGGACGCCGGCGCACCGGCTCCAGCCCTTCCAGCACCTCGATGTCGGCGGCGGTGTAGCCGGTTTCGGCGGAAAGGTCGGGTCGGGGCACGGCGCGCGCCGCGGCCTTCGGCGCTGCGACAGGCTTTCGCTGCTCGCCGCCGAGCCCGGCGAGAAGATCGGATTTGGTTTCGGCCATACGCCTGTCCATAACGATTCGCGCCGCTGCGCGCCAAGACCATCTTGTCACGTGGGCGCTCGGCGAGTCGCCCCCGGAAGGGCGGAGAGGCGCCCGCTGCGCCTAGAATTCGCTTCATTCCCGGCGCTCGATCGGGTCATGTTGGTGCGATGCAACAGGAGCGGCCTCGCATGCGGGAACCTGTCAGCGCCCAAGCGCGCCTGCTCTGCATGGCGCTGCGCTACGGCGTGAAGCCCCGGCTGACCGCCAATCCCGATCTGCTTCGGCTCCGGCGCCAGATCGACGCCATCGCCCGGCTCGCGCCCGACCTGCCGAAGAACGTGGAGCGCAGCGCGATGCGCATCGGCGGGCTCGCGGCCGAGCGACACGCGCCGATCGGCTACGGCGGGGGCAGGGCGATCCTCTACCTGCATGGCGGCGCCTTCGTCGCGGGCTCGCCCCGGACCCACCGGGGCGTCGCCGGACGGTTGGCGCGCGGCGCGCGCGCCGAGACCATCGTGCCCGACTACCGGCTCGCCCCCGAGCACCCCCACCCGGCCTCGCTCGAGGATTCGCTCGCGGTCTACCGCGCGCTGCTCGATCGTGGACTGTCGCCCGCCGCGATCGCGCTCGCCGGCGACAGCGCTGGCGGCAACCTCGTGTTCGCGCTGCTCCTCCGGCTCAAGGCGGAAGGGCTTCCGCTTCCCGCCGCAGCGGTCGCCCTCTCGCCCTTCGTGGACATGAGCGGCAAGGGAGAAAGCATGCGCCAGAACGCGCTGTTGGACCCGTTTCTTCAGGTCGCGTGTCTGCCCATGGTGGTCGACGCCTATGCTCCCGGCCGGGACGTCCGCGATCCGTCCCTGTCGCCGCTCTTCGGCGATCTCGCGGGGTTGCCGCCGTGCCTGATCCAATGCGGCGGCGACGAGATCCTGCGCGACGACTCCGTCCGCATGCACCAGGCGCTGCTAGCGGCCGGCGTCGCGGCCGAACTCGAGGTCTGGCCGAAGATGCCCCATGTCTGGCAGGCGTTCGCCCGCTTCCTGCCCGAGGCGCGCTCGGCCATCCGGCGAATCTCGTCGTTCCTGAACGCGCGGCTGGAGCCTGCGGGCGAGGGCGGCCTGACGGAGGCCGCTTGAGGCTAAAGCGTAGCCCTACGCCGCGGCTTTCGCCGCGCGCTCGGCCGCCTTCGCCTCGTTCCAGATCGCGTCCATCTCGTCGAGATCGCTGTCGGCGGGGGTCTTGCCGCGGGCCGCGAGTCCCGCCTCGATCGCCCGGAACCGGCGCTCGAACTTGGCGTTGGAGCGGCGCACCGCCGTTTCTGGGTCGACGCCCATGTGGCGGGCAAGGTTCGCGACGGCGCAGAACAGGTCGCCGATCTCGTCCTCGACCGCGTCGCGGTCGCCGCTCGCGACGGCCTCGGCCACCTCGTCGGCCTCTTCGCGCACCTTGCCGACGACCAGCGCCACGTCGTCCCAGTCGAAGCCGACGGTCGCGGCTTTCTCCTGCAGTTTCACCGCACGGGTGAGACCGGGGAGGGCGCGGGTGATCCCGTCGAGGAGGCTCGGCGCCCTCGCCGGCTCGCCGCGGCGGGCGGCGCGCTCGGCCTTCTCCTCGGCCTTGATCTCGGCCCACAGCGCCTTGACCTCCTCGGCCGGAAGATCGCGCGCGTCGCCGAAGACGTGCGGATGCCGGCGAACCAGCTTGGTGGTGATGGCCTCGACGACGTCGGGGAGGGCGAAAGCGCCCTGCTCCTCGGCCATGCGGGCGTGGAACACGACCTGCAGCAGCAAATCGCCGAGCTCGTCGCGAAGATCCTCCAGGTCGCCGCGCTGGATCGCGTCCGCGACCTCGTAGGCCTCCTCCAGCGTGAACGGCGCGATGGTCGCGAAGCTCTGCTCGAGGTCCCACGGACAGCCGGTTCCAGGCGTCCGGAGCGCGGCCATGATCTCGACGAGGCGCGCGACGTCGCGGGAAGGGGTCATGAGGCGCTCCTGTTCGTCCTCGGCTGACGTCGCCTAGCCACGTCCCGCCGGTCAAGGAAGATCCGCGACGTCAGCGCAAGTGCGGCCCCGCGCGCGCCGTCAGAAGCTGGACGAGGGCCGGGTCCATGAAAGCGTAGTCGTCGGGGATATCGAGGCAGATGACGCGGGCGTGTTTCAGGCGCCTCTTGAAGCACCGTTGCAGGCGGGCGCGATGGCTCTTCTCCATGACAAAGACGAGTTCGGCCCATTCGAGAAGCTCGGCCGTCACCGGTTCGTCGGCGTCCGGCGCCAGGCCGGCAGATGCGACCTCCAGATCGGCCCGACCGCCGAACACGCGCTCGACGGTCGGGCTCCTGAGGCGATTGCGGCTGCAGAGAAAGAGGACCCGTTTCACCGCCATCCATGAGTCGCATAAGATATATTATGGAACTAAACGATCTTTGAGGCCGGGCGAAGCGTGATCGGACGCAGAGCGAGGCGCTGGAAACCCCGCGCTCCTGTCCCGGCCTTGAGCCGGGACAGACGTTGGATGGTACGAGGAGCGCTGTTTGGATCCCGGCTCAAGGCCGGGATAACGACAGCGCGTGTCCAAAGGCGCCGATCAAGAAGCTCTCAACCAACGTGAGCTTCTCCTTTGAACCCGTTGGGCTGACGCCATAACGCTGCCCTTTCCGGCGCGTCAGGCCACGATCTCGCGCGCGGTGATGACGTATTTGAACCCGTCGGCGTCGAGGCAGTCGAGCCGGCCGGCCGCCGTCTCCGCCTGCGGGTACATCAGGAAGCCGAGCTTCGGGCCGGTCGCGCCGGGCAGCGCGACGTCGTGGGCGTCGTTGTAGGCCACCCAGTTGGTCTCCCACGCCCCGAACAGGACCTTGCGGGCCGCAGCGACCTTCGGGTCGTCGAGCGGACGGTTCGCCGGCGGCTCCTCAAGCGCGACCTTGCGGACGTCGGCGGGATCGACCGGAACCCAGCCCGGGCCGTCAAGCCAGACCTCGGCGCGGCAGTGCTGAGCCTTGGTGATCGTCTCCGAGTTCGCGCCGAGGCTCTTGTAGCCGAAGCGCGAGGGCGCGACGCGGATGCCGTAGACGTCGCGCGCCGGCAGGCCTGCGGCCCGCGCGAGGCCGACATAGAGCGCGTTGATGTCGGCGCATTTGCCGCCGAGGTTGCCGCTTTCGAGCATCGTAGCGATGTCGCCGAGGCCGCAGCCGCGCACCTTGGCGTCACGATGGGTGTTCTCGACGACCCACTGGTAGATCGCCTCGGCCTTGGCGCGGTCCGTCGTCGCCGCGCCGACCGCCTTCTTCGCGGTCTCGGCCACGATCCCGTCGGTCGGGATGAGGTCGCTCGGCGCGAGGTAACGCGCGCGCTCGTCCGCCGACAGAGTCGCGCCGGTCGCCGCGAGGTTGACCGCGCGGTCCCGGGTCTGAACGCGGCTCACGACCTCGAGCACCGGCGCCTCCGCGCCGCCGGCCCATTCCGCGACGACCATGCCCGCGGGCGCCTCAATGAGCTTCGCCGTAGTGGCGTTGCCGCTGAAGGTCGTGGGCTGCGGGCGGGTCCAGCCGCTTTCGGCGAAGGCGGGAACCGGGACCCAGGCGCGCGCCGAGCCTTTGACCGAAGCCAATTCGATCCGGGTGCGCATCTCGAAGGTGCGCCAGGCCCCGGGGGCGGGGGCGAAGGCGCCCTCCTCCGCAAACGCCATCCGCGGCGTCGCCAAGGCCGCGGCGGCGAGCGCGGCTCCCGTCTTCAGCAGCGTGCGGCGTTGCATCATGGCGTTCTCCCTTGTGTCATTGAGTTTGTTGGGTTTTCGGATCAGGCGGGTTTTCGTTCACGGCCCCGAGCGCGGCGAGCGTCCGCGCGGTCGAGTCGGCGTCCCAGTCGAGCGGACCGTGCGCGGCCGCCGCGGCTCCGCCGCCCGGCGCGAGCGCAATGGTGCTGGGAAGCACCTTCACGCCGAACTGGCGCGACAGCGACCGGTCTTCGTCGAGCGCGACGGGCAGGGCGACGCCGAGCGAGGCGAGGAAGCCGCGGACGCGGGAGGCCGGCTCGCCCACGTCGACGCCCACGACGCGGACGCCCTCCCCCTGGCGCGCGACGAACCGCGCCAGAGCCGGCAGCTCCTCGCGGCATGGCGCGCACCAGGTGGCGAAGAAATGCACGAGCACCGGACGGTCGGCGTCCGCCGCCAACGACACGACGCCGCCGTCGACGCTTGCGACCGGCTGCGACGGAGACGCGATCATGTCTCGCGCCTCGAACGTGACGACCTCCGCCGCGGCCGGCGCGGCCCAAACAACCGCCGCGAAAGCGAGCGCCGTGGCCGATCGTCGTGGGTCGAGGCGGGTCGCCGTCACGCGGCAGGTCTCCGTAAGACTCTGGCGCTACGATGGGTCCGGCCGCCGCGAGGGTCAAGCTGTCGCAGGCCCCGCGCCGAGGTTCGTGATGGCGCCGCGGCGTCGTTTCAGCCATGCGGTCCGCATTGATGCTTCGCCGCCTCCGCTCGCCTATGCTTGCGCGACGACCTGAAGGACCTGTTCGACATGACCGTGACGCTCGCCGACGTTCAGGCGGCCCAGAAGATCCTCGAGGGCGCGGTCACGCCAAGCCCCATGCTCGCGGCCCCGAAGCTCTCGGCGATGACCGGCGCCGACGTCCGCGTGAAGTACGAAAACCTCCACGTCACCAACGCCTTCAAGGAGCGGGGCGCGGTGGTGCGGCTCAGCCGCCTGGACGCCGACGCCCGCGCTCGCGGCGTGATCGCCATGTCGGCGGGCAACCACGCCCAGGCGGTCGCCTACCACGCGCGGAGGCTCGGCATTCCGGCGACGATCGTGATGCCTGAGACGACCCCGCACGTGAAGGTGGCGGCCACCCGCGGCTTCGGCGCCGAAGTGGTGCTCGACGGCGAGACGGTGGCCGAGAGCCAGATCCGCGCCAGCGCCATCGCGCTCGAGCGCGGCCTCACCTTCGTTCACCCCTACGACGATCCCGACGTCATCGCCGGGCAGGGCACGATCGCGCTCGAGATGCTCGCGGACGCGCCCGAACTCGACGTGATCTTGGTGCCGATCGGCGGCGGCGGCCTGATCTCCGGCGTCGCCGTCGCGGCCAAGGCCCTGAAGCCTTCGATCCAGATCATCGGCGTCGAGGCGGCGCTCTATCCCTCGATGTGGAACGCCCTCAAGGGCGAAGACCTGCCGACCGGCGGCCCGACGCTCGCTGAAGGCATAGCGGTGAAAACCGCAGGCGCCCTCACCCGAGAGATCGCGGCGCGGCTGGTGGACGACATCATCCTCGTCAGCGAGGCCGAACTCGAGCGCGCGGTCAACGCCTACCTCATGCAGCAAAAGGCGGTGGCGGAAGGCGCCGGCGCCGCAGGCCTCGCGGCCCTGTTCGCCGCGCCCGGCCGCTTCGCCGGCAAGACCGTCGGTCTCATCCTGTGCGGCGGCAACATCGACCCGCGCATCCTCGCATCCATAATGGTGCGCGAGCTTGAGCGCGAGCAGAAGATCCTCGCCTTCCGCATGACGATCGCGG is drawn from Methylopila sp. 73B and contains these coding sequences:
- a CDS encoding transglutaminase family protein, with amino-acid sequence MQRRTLLKTGAALAAAALATPRMAFAEEGAFAPAPGAWRTFEMRTRIELASVKGSARAWVPVPAFAESGWTRPQPTTFSGNATTAKLIEAPAGMVVAEWAGGAEAPVLEVVSRVQTRDRAVNLAATGATLSADERARYLAPSDLIPTDGIVAETAKKAVGAATTDRAKAEAIYQWVVENTHRDAKVRGCGLGDIATMLESGNLGGKCADINALYVGLARAAGLPARDVYGIRVAPSRFGYKSLGANSETITKAQHCRAEVWLDGPGWVPVDPADVRKVALEEPPANRPLDDPKVAAARKVLFGAWETNWVAYNDAHDVALPGATGPKLGFLMYPQAETAAGRLDCLDADGFKYVITAREIVA
- a CDS encoding alpha/beta hydrolase — protein: MREPVSAQARLLCMALRYGVKPRLTANPDLLRLRRQIDAIARLAPDLPKNVERSAMRIGGLAAERHAPIGYGGGRAILYLHGGAFVAGSPRTHRGVAGRLARGARAETIVPDYRLAPEHPHPASLEDSLAVYRALLDRGLSPAAIALAGDSAGGNLVFALLLRLKAEGLPLPAAAVALSPFVDMSGKGESMRQNALLDPFLQVACLPMVVDAYAPGRDVRDPSLSPLFGDLAGLPPCLIQCGGDEILRDDSVRMHQALLAAGVAAELEVWPKMPHVWQAFARFLPEARSAIRRISSFLNARLEPAGEGGLTEAA
- a CDS encoding threonine ammonia-lyase yields the protein MTVTLADVQAAQKILEGAVTPSPMLAAPKLSAMTGADVRVKYENLHVTNAFKERGAVVRLSRLDADARARGVIAMSAGNHAQAVAYHARRLGIPATIVMPETTPHVKVAATRGFGAEVVLDGETVAESQIRASAIALERGLTFVHPYDDPDVIAGQGTIALEMLADAPELDVILVPIGGGGLISGVAVAAKALKPSIQIIGVEAALYPSMWNALKGEDLPTGGPTLAEGIAVKTAGALTREIAARLVDDIILVSEAELERAVNAYLMQQKAVAEGAGAAGLAALFAAPGRFAGKTVGLILCGGNIDPRILASIMVRELEREQKILAFRMTIADRPGMLGTIATRLGELGANILEVHHQRGFLDVPAKGATLDLTVEIRDGAHADAILTSFTESGLPCRRLDGGAGG
- a CDS encoding TlpA disulfide reductase family protein, which translates into the protein MTATRLDPRRSATALAFAAVVWAAPAAAEVVTFEARDMIASPSQPVASVDGGVVSLAADADRPVLVHFFATWCAPCREELPALARFVARQGEGVRVVGVDVGEPASRVRGFLASLGVALPVALDEDRSLSRQFGVKVLPSTIALAPGGGAAAAAHGPLDWDADSTARTLAALGAVNENPPDPKTQQTQ
- the parE gene encoding DNA topoisomerase IV subunit B, whose translation is MAETKSDLLAGLGGEQRKPVAAPKAAARAVPRPDLSAETGYTAADIEVLEGLEPVRRRPGMYIGGTDEKALHHLFAEVIDNAMDEAVAGHATFIAVDVGTDGSVTVTDNGRGIPVDPHPKFPGKSALEVIMTTLHSGGKFDGKVYETSGGLHGVGVSVVNALSERLEIEVARNQKLYRQAFSRGHRQGDLEEVGPVHNRRGTKVRFLPDSQIFGAEARLKPARLFQMARSKAYLFSGVEIRWTCPAELLAGVENVPDKTTLHFPGGLKDYLASSLAGRDQVVEIFAGSHKKAGGHGGVEWAIAWTDDGEDGFSRSYCNTIPTPEGGTHEQGLRMALLRSLKGYADLTNVKRASILTGDDVMAGTVAMLSAFIREPEFQGQTKERLATAEATRIVEAAVKDAFDHWLSASPQQANKLLESVILRGEDRLRRRQEKDVARKTATRKLRLPGKLADCSQAGSKGSELFIVEGDSAGGSAKQARDRATQAVLPLRGKILNVASAGADKLAQNQQLGDLLLALGCGTRARYADADLRYDRVIVMTDADVDGAHIASLLMTFFYRELPELIRHGHLFLAVPPLYRLSHGGTTLYARDDAHKDELLAKTFKGKKVEIGRFKGLGEMMPQQLKDTTMSPAKRTLLRVEIAEEGREGTRDAVERLMGAKPEARFRFIQDNAAFAGDLVDI
- a CDS encoding low molecular weight protein tyrosine phosphatase family protein; translated protein: MKRVLFLCSRNRLRSPTVERVFGGRADLEVASAGLAPDADEPVTAELLEWAELVFVMEKSHRARLQRCFKRRLKHARVICLDIPDDYAFMDPALVQLLTARAGPHLR
- the mazG gene encoding nucleoside triphosphate pyrophosphohydrolase; its protein translation is MTPSRDVARLVEIMAALRTPGTGCPWDLEQSFATIAPFTLEEAYEVADAIQRGDLEDLRDELGDLLLQVVFHARMAEEQGAFALPDVVEAITTKLVRRHPHVFGDARDLPAEEVKALWAEIKAEEKAERAARRGEPARAPSLLDGITRALPGLTRAVKLQEKAATVGFDWDDVALVVGKVREEADEVAEAVASGDRDAVEDEIGDLFCAVANLARHMGVDPETAVRRSNAKFERRFRAIEAGLAARGKTPADSDLDEMDAIWNEAKAAERAAKAAA